The Anas acuta chromosome 2, bAnaAcu1.1, whole genome shotgun sequence genome contains a region encoding:
- the LOC137851917 gene encoding N-alpha-acetyltransferase 20 isoform X1 → MTSLRAFTCDDLFRFNNINLDPLTETYGIPFYLQYLAHWPEYFIVAEAPGGELMGYIMGKAEGSVAREEWHGHVTALSVAPEFRRLGLAAKLMELLEEISEKKGGFFVDLFVRVSNQVAVNMYKQLGYSVYRTVLEYYSASNGEPDEDAYDMRKALSRDTEKKSIIPLPHPVRPEDIE, encoded by the exons ATGACGTCGCTCCGCGCCTTCACCTGCGACGACCTGTTCCGCTTCAACAACAT CAACCTGGACCCGCTGACGGAGACC TACGGGATCCCCTTCTACCTGCAGTACCTGGCGCACTGGCCCGAGTACTTCATCGTGGCGGAGGCGCCCGGCGGGGAGCTGATGGGTTACA TAATGGGTAAAGCAGAAGGCTCTGTGGCCAGGGAAGAATGGCACGGACATGTTACTGCTCTCTCGGTTGCACCAGAATTTCGACGGCTGGGTTTGGCTGCCAAGTTGATGGAACTATTGGAAGAAATCTCAGAAAA aaagggtGGATTTTTTGTTGATCTCTTTGTGAGAGTATCAAATCAGGTTGCGGTAAACATGTATAAGCAACTGGGCTACAGTGTGTACCGGACAGTGTTAGAGTACTATTCTGCTAGCAATGGAGAGCCTGACGAGGATGCTTATG ATATGAGAAAAGCTCTTTCCAGAGATACGGAGAAGAAATCTATTATACCTCTTCCTCATCCTGTGAGACCGGAAGACATTGAGTAA
- the LOC137851917 gene encoding N-alpha-acetyltransferase 20 isoform X3 — MTSLRAFTCDDLFRFNNINLDPLTETYGIPFYLQYLAHWPEYFIVAEAPGGELMGYIMGKAEGSVAREEWHGHVTALSVAPEFRRLGLAAKLMELLEEISEKKGGFFVDLFVRVSNQVAVNMYKQLGYSVYRTVLEYYSASNGEPDEDAYD, encoded by the exons ATGACGTCGCTCCGCGCCTTCACCTGCGACGACCTGTTCCGCTTCAACAACAT CAACCTGGACCCGCTGACGGAGACC TACGGGATCCCCTTCTACCTGCAGTACCTGGCGCACTGGCCCGAGTACTTCATCGTGGCGGAGGCGCCCGGCGGGGAGCTGATGGGTTACA TAATGGGTAAAGCAGAAGGCTCTGTGGCCAGGGAAGAATGGCACGGACATGTTACTGCTCTCTCGGTTGCACCAGAATTTCGACGGCTGGGTTTGGCTGCCAAGTTGATGGAACTATTGGAAGAAATCTCAGAAAA aaagggtGGATTTTTTGTTGATCTCTTTGTGAGAGTATCAAATCAGGTTGCGGTAAACATGTATAAGCAACTGGGCTACAGTGTGTACCGGACAGTGTTAGAGTACTATTCTGCTAGCAATGGAGAGCCTGACGAGGATGCTTATG ATTAA
- the LOC137851917 gene encoding N-alpha-acetyltransferase 20 isoform X2: MTSLRAFTCDDLFRFNNINLDPLTETYGIPFYLQYLAHWPEYFIVAEAPGGELMGYIMGKAEGSVAREEWHGHVTALSVAPEFRRLGLAAKLMELLEEISEKKGGFFVDLFVRVSNQVAVNMYKQLGYSVYRTVLEYYSASNGEPDEDAYDSFSC, encoded by the exons ATGACGTCGCTCCGCGCCTTCACCTGCGACGACCTGTTCCGCTTCAACAACAT CAACCTGGACCCGCTGACGGAGACC TACGGGATCCCCTTCTACCTGCAGTACCTGGCGCACTGGCCCGAGTACTTCATCGTGGCGGAGGCGCCCGGCGGGGAGCTGATGGGTTACA TAATGGGTAAAGCAGAAGGCTCTGTGGCCAGGGAAGAATGGCACGGACATGTTACTGCTCTCTCGGTTGCACCAGAATTTCGACGGCTGGGTTTGGCTGCCAAGTTGATGGAACTATTGGAAGAAATCTCAGAAAA aaagggtGGATTTTTTGTTGATCTCTTTGTGAGAGTATCAAATCAGGTTGCGGTAAACATGTATAAGCAACTGGGCTACAGTGTGTACCGGACAGTGTTAGAGTACTATTCTGCTAGCAATGGAGAGCCTGACGAGGATGCTTATG ATAGCTTTTCCTGCTGA